Proteins co-encoded in one Streptomyces sp. NBC_01283 genomic window:
- a CDS encoding SDR family oxidoreductase: MMSVDATILVTGGTGTLGRHVLPLLGQAAPGRRVRVLSRSRRQDTGQVSYVTGDLMSGEGVGDALAGVDTVLHLAGGAKGDDVMAGHLVAAAREAGVRHLVHVSVIGAERMPMAWFATQRAAEEAITGSGIAWTMLRAAQFHDLVHQMVAKMARLPFVPAPGMRLEPVDVRDVAQRLVELTLGEPAGLVAELAGPAVYTMDDVVRSYLGATGRRRPVVGMRVPGKAGRAYREGVNLALPVHVVHGERTWEAFLAERAA, translated from the coding sequence ATGATGAGTGTTGACGCTACGATTTTGGTCACTGGTGGTACGGGAACGCTGGGCCGTCATGTGCTGCCGTTGCTGGGGCAGGCCGCGCCTGGGCGTCGGGTGCGGGTGCTCAGCCGCAGCCGTCGGCAGGACACCGGCCAGGTCAGCTATGTCACCGGTGATCTGATGAGCGGTGAGGGCGTTGGGGACGCGCTGGCGGGGGTGGATACGGTGTTGCACCTGGCCGGGGGCGCCAAGGGCGATGACGTGATGGCGGGCCACCTGGTCGCGGCGGCCAGGGAGGCCGGGGTGCGGCATCTTGTGCACGTCTCGGTGATCGGCGCGGAGCGGATGCCGATGGCGTGGTTTGCCACGCAGCGCGCGGCGGAGGAGGCCATCACCGGGTCGGGTATCGCCTGGACGATGCTGCGGGCCGCCCAGTTCCACGACCTGGTGCACCAGATGGTCGCCAAGATGGCCCGGCTGCCGTTTGTTCCGGCGCCCGGCATGCGCCTGGAGCCGGTCGATGTACGCGATGTCGCGCAGCGCCTGGTCGAGCTGACGCTGGGTGAACCGGCGGGCCTGGTGGCGGAGTTGGCCGGGCCGGCGGTGTACACGATGGATGATGTGGTCCGCTCCTACCTGGGTGCCACTGGGCGCCGCCGTCCGGTGGTGGGGATGCGGGTGCCCGGAAAGGCGGGCCGCGCCTACCGCGAGGGCGTGAACCTGGCCCTGCCGGTGCACGTGGTGCACGGCGAGCGGACCTGGGAGGCGTTCTTGGCGGAACGGGCCGCCTGA
- the fxsT gene encoding FxSxx-COOH system tetratricopeptide repeat protein — MDELAEQPESAVGEELAPTQFEEAGGSVLKPIPPHVAPECRELAEALRSLFVGLRISVRRYAVRAHYDPGTVSRYLNGTAVAPAEFIDRLLTDAAEALRRPVSVQVTDRVTVLQRTALKATSKLGYELQVLKDLLVHADRKLRSAEANVEALSDVLLDKKRRIAEMDAEKQRLRLSFTVQQNEGRQELESLHAAHHRLLEERDRLLSDVSQLRGALDQAQRQAIEAEQRCETLEHQMLAAEESLAVEVEARSGTDPSRFTISYTGPDRPWAVWIRHRLETIGHDAAIQSWDPPIGLSLQEALRSLLVVDGTHILLLSEEFVLAGGHTEDGWAQALRAATPSVQPQRLTAFTLTDREFPHLAAALPSTRLLGTDADDDERRVLQRLTIDPGLGGVKTGASAPRYPAEPPPVWGDVPRRNPHFTGRGAQLGQLRHWLDEAPPGAAMAALVGMPAIGKTQLAAEYAHRFAAQYDVVWWVLAGTREEFRQGLAAIAPALGVDGAGEGMDAADGRMDAILRALRRGTPYGRWLLVLDGAGEPADIAGSLPDGPGHILITSQNSDWAEHQVETMRVLPLDRPESILLIHRRIPRMKPSQADRLADELGDHPLAIAQALAYLDHTRIPVTEYLDRLRDTSWERAPLRATGDYPTTFSHALLAVLRRLRESSSEAVDLLHVCVLFADSGAPLGLLRLSLPEPLRGQSLDAPRWQELVGTIVAHSLADLEYNEESDETLETPSATLRMHPLVRRVVRDDMAGGYRSTLLHRVRHALAAADPRDPENVRAWPQYAQIVPHLEPSAAPGAAIAEDSGLILNCARYLHLRGESRSALYLIERVERAWTNRLGDDIPPQAHHLAARHGEVLRGLGHYRRALESDRAEQARLRAAERPECADPIETTGDVAADLRGLGHYEDALEQARTACRGREDLHGPSHPCTLRAVVSVADTLRLLGRYSEALSLDRRALAGYQSLAEPLHMDSLIAEARHAMDLRLLGHYENALAQQLQATHGYRELLGFENPATLCAEHHLALCELRNDAVGEGLTRLREVRQAADELLGPNSPLALRATTSLAAAERSHGDLDDGTALCHDVANRYRCLLGPEHPYTAGALMNQSVALRMGGDTPGAVTLGEQARTTAAACLGPHHPWTLGIAYNLASDLGHHGRYEASLALARSTAREATAALGPRHPQTLLARVAFAAQLDSTGSHKEAAVLQARALADLTQTLGGQHRLTTAAHAHSHPVWTFDPLPT, encoded by the coding sequence GTGGACGAACTGGCGGAGCAGCCCGAGAGCGCGGTTGGCGAAGAGCTCGCGCCGACGCAGTTCGAAGAGGCCGGCGGGAGCGTCCTGAAGCCGATACCTCCTCATGTGGCGCCCGAATGCCGTGAGTTAGCCGAGGCGTTGCGCAGTCTCTTCGTCGGCCTGCGGATATCCGTCCGCCGCTACGCGGTCCGTGCGCACTACGACCCCGGCACGGTCTCCCGCTACCTCAACGGCACGGCGGTCGCCCCGGCGGAGTTCATCGACCGGCTCCTGACGGATGCCGCAGAGGCTCTGCGACGGCCGGTCTCCGTCCAGGTCACCGACCGGGTGACGGTCCTGCAACGGACCGCGCTGAAGGCCACGAGCAAGTTGGGCTATGAGTTGCAGGTCCTCAAGGACCTGCTGGTCCACGCCGACAGGAAACTCCGGTCCGCCGAGGCCAATGTGGAGGCGCTGTCAGACGTGCTCCTGGACAAGAAGCGGCGCATCGCCGAGATGGACGCCGAAAAGCAGCGGCTGCGACTGTCATTTACCGTCCAACAGAACGAAGGCAGGCAGGAGCTGGAGTCCCTGCACGCCGCGCACCACCGGTTATTGGAGGAACGCGACCGTCTGCTGAGCGATGTCTCGCAGCTGCGTGGAGCTCTGGACCAGGCGCAGCGCCAGGCCATCGAGGCGGAGCAACGGTGCGAGACGCTGGAACACCAGATGCTCGCGGCCGAGGAGTCCTTGGCCGTGGAGGTCGAAGCGCGCTCCGGCACCGACCCGAGCCGCTTCACCATCAGCTACACCGGTCCGGATCGGCCGTGGGCGGTGTGGATCAGGCACCGGCTTGAGACCATCGGCCACGACGCCGCCATCCAGAGCTGGGACCCGCCCATCGGCCTGTCCCTGCAGGAGGCCCTGCGGTCGCTTCTGGTGGTGGACGGCACTCACATACTGCTCCTCAGCGAGGAGTTCGTGCTGGCCGGCGGGCACACCGAGGACGGATGGGCACAGGCCTTGCGCGCCGCCACCCCGTCGGTACAGCCGCAGCGCCTCACCGCGTTCACCCTCACCGATCGCGAGTTCCCCCACCTGGCCGCCGCACTGCCCAGCACGCGCCTGCTCGGCACCGACGCGGACGACGACGAACGCCGCGTTCTGCAGCGGCTCACCATCGACCCGGGCCTCGGCGGCGTCAAGACCGGCGCCAGCGCCCCGCGTTACCCCGCCGAGCCACCACCGGTGTGGGGCGACGTTCCCCGGCGCAATCCGCACTTCACCGGCAGGGGCGCGCAGTTGGGGCAGCTGCGCCACTGGCTTGACGAAGCGCCGCCGGGCGCGGCCATGGCTGCTCTGGTCGGCATGCCTGCCATCGGCAAGACGCAGCTCGCCGCCGAGTACGCCCATCGGTTCGCCGCTCAGTACGACGTGGTGTGGTGGGTTTTGGCGGGTACGCGGGAGGAGTTCCGGCAGGGGCTCGCGGCCATCGCTCCGGCCCTCGGCGTGGACGGGGCAGGTGAGGGGATGGATGCAGCCGATGGCCGGATGGACGCCATCCTCAGGGCCCTGCGCCGCGGAACCCCCTACGGCCGCTGGCTGTTGGTCCTTGACGGTGCAGGCGAACCTGCGGACATCGCCGGCTCCCTTCCCGACGGCCCTGGCCACATACTGATCACCTCTCAGAACAGCGACTGGGCAGAGCACCAGGTGGAGACCATGCGGGTTCTCCCGCTCGACCGCCCGGAGAGCATTCTGCTGATCCACCGCAGGATTCCCCGGATGAAGCCTTCCCAGGCCGACCGGCTGGCCGACGAACTCGGCGACCATCCCCTGGCCATCGCCCAGGCGCTCGCCTACCTCGACCACACCCGGATCCCCGTGACGGAGTACCTCGACCGGCTGCGTGACACCTCATGGGAAAGGGCGCCGCTGCGGGCTACAGGCGACTACCCGACGACCTTCTCCCACGCCCTGTTGGCCGTCCTCAGGCGGCTCCGCGAATCGTCCTCCGAAGCGGTGGACCTCCTGCACGTCTGCGTACTGTTCGCCGACAGCGGGGCCCCGCTCGGACTGCTCAGGCTCAGCCTTCCCGAACCCCTGCGCGGGCAGTCCCTCGATGCCCCCCGCTGGCAGGAGCTGGTCGGCACCATCGTGGCTCACTCCCTGGCCGACCTGGAGTACAACGAGGAGAGCGACGAGACGCTCGAGACGCCCAGCGCCACCCTGCGCATGCACCCGCTGGTCCGCCGAGTCGTCCGCGACGACATGGCCGGCGGCTATCGTTCGACGCTCCTTCATCGAGTCCGCCACGCGCTGGCCGCCGCGGATCCGCGCGACCCCGAGAACGTCCGCGCATGGCCCCAGTACGCCCAGATCGTGCCGCACCTGGAACCTTCGGCGGCGCCCGGCGCGGCCATCGCGGAGGACTCGGGGCTGATCCTCAACTGTGCGCGCTACCTCCACCTGCGCGGTGAGTCCCGATCCGCGCTGTATCTCATCGAACGCGTCGAGCGCGCGTGGACCAACCGCCTGGGCGACGACATCCCCCCTCAGGCACACCACCTCGCAGCACGTCACGGCGAAGTCCTGCGCGGGCTCGGCCACTACCGCCGGGCGCTGGAATCCGACCGTGCGGAGCAGGCGCGGCTACGTGCCGCAGAGCGACCCGAGTGCGCCGACCCGATCGAGACGACGGGCGACGTGGCCGCGGATCTGCGCGGACTTGGCCACTACGAGGACGCCTTGGAGCAAGCCCGCACGGCGTGCAGAGGCCGCGAGGATCTGCACGGTCCGAGCCATCCGTGCACCCTGCGAGCGGTCGTCAGCGTGGCCGACACCCTGCGGCTGCTCGGGCGCTATTCCGAAGCACTGTCCCTCGACCGCCGGGCGCTCGCGGGATACCAGAGCCTCGCGGAACCCCTGCACATGGACAGCCTGATCGCGGAGGCACGCCACGCAATGGACCTTCGCCTGCTGGGCCACTACGAAAACGCACTGGCTCAACAACTGCAGGCCACACACGGATACCGCGAACTGCTCGGTTTCGAGAACCCCGCCACCCTGTGCGCCGAACACCACCTGGCGCTCTGTGAACTGCGCAACGACGCCGTGGGAGAGGGCCTGACCAGGCTTCGGGAGGTGCGCCAGGCCGCCGACGAACTCCTGGGCCCCAACTCCCCGCTCGCGCTCAGGGCCACCACAAGCCTCGCGGCGGCAGAGCGTTCACACGGCGACCTCGATGACGGCACGGCGCTGTGTCATGACGTGGCGAACCGCTACCGGTGCCTGCTCGGCCCCGAACACCCCTACACAGCAGGAGCGTTGATGAACCAGTCGGTGGCCCTACGCATGGGAGGGGATACGCCGGGCGCGGTGACACTCGGCGAACAGGCAAGGACGACTGCCGCGGCCTGCCTTGGCCCTCATCACCCCTGGACGCTGGGCATCGCGTACAACCTCGCCTCGGACCTGGGCCACCATGGCCGCTATGAGGCATCCCTTGCGCTGGCGAGGAGTACGGCGCGAGAGGCGACGGCGGCGCTGGGACCCCGCCACCCGCAGACACTGCTGGCGCGCGTGGCCTTCGCTGCGCAGCTCGATTCCACGGGCTCCCACAAGGAAGCGGCCGTGCTGCAGGCCCGCGCCCTGGCAGACCTCACACAGACCCTGGGCGGGCAGCACCGGCTCACCACCGCCGCCCACGCCCACAGCCACCCCGTCTGGACCTTCGACCCGCTGCCGACCTGA
- a CDS encoding CHAT domain-containing protein — MREILAWLWDTAVGPVLDALGFNGSSVDGQEWPQVWWASGGLLSLLPLHAAGHHTSRHDPDYRTRTALDRVVSSYTPTIGALRYARQHTTAPPIQAQTLIVAMPTTPGLRYWGDLAEVTREATQLQARLPHPILLNEPESDGDTGNAEKGNQIPTRTAVFDHLSEVTIAHFACHGASHPTDPSRSLLLLHDWQQDPLTVASLAPVNLDHARLACLSACSTTFTRSQQLLDESLHLTAAFQLAGFPHVIGSLWEINDKYAADIADSFYTRLTDSEKNVDTSRAAHALHDTIRSLRDQLPLTPSLWAAHLHACA; from the coding sequence GTGCGAGAGATCCTGGCCTGGCTGTGGGACACGGCCGTCGGCCCAGTCTTGGACGCCCTCGGCTTCAACGGGTCTTCCGTTGACGGGCAGGAGTGGCCGCAGGTGTGGTGGGCATCGGGCGGTCTGCTCAGCCTGCTGCCCCTCCACGCTGCCGGCCACCACACCTCACGCCATGACCCCGACTACCGGACCCGAACAGCCCTGGACCGGGTCGTCTCCTCCTACACCCCCACCATCGGCGCCCTCCGCTACGCCCGCCAGCACACCACAGCGCCACCCATACAGGCTCAGACACTCATCGTTGCGATGCCCACCACCCCCGGCCTGCGGTACTGGGGCGACCTCGCGGAAGTGACCCGCGAAGCCACCCAACTCCAGGCCCGGCTGCCCCACCCCATCCTGCTCAACGAACCCGAATCCGACGGCGATACCGGCAACGCCGAAAAGGGTAATCAGATCCCGACACGGACAGCGGTCTTCGACCACCTCTCCGAGGTCACGATCGCGCACTTCGCCTGTCATGGAGCTAGCCACCCCACCGACCCCTCCCGGAGCCTGCTGCTGCTTCACGACTGGCAGCAGGACCCGCTCACCGTTGCCAGCCTCGCTCCGGTCAACCTCGACCACGCCCGCCTGGCCTGCCTGTCAGCCTGCTCCACCACCTTCACCCGAAGCCAGCAACTGCTCGACGAGTCGCTCCACTTGACCGCGGCATTCCAGCTCGCCGGATTCCCCCACGTCATCGGTTCCCTCTGGGAAATCAACGACAAGTACGCCGCCGATATCGCCGACAGCTTCTACACCCGCCTCACCGACAGCGAGAAGAACGTGGACACCAGCCGGGCCGCGCACGCCCTGCACGACACCATCCGCAGCCTGCGCGACCAACTGCCCCTCACCCCATCCCTGTGGGCCGCCCACCTACACGCCTGCGCCTAG